The Peribacillus simplex genome contains the following window.
AACGCTTGATTGGAACAAATGTTGGATGTGGCCTTATCACGGCGAATGTGCTGTTCACGAGCTTGAAGCGTCAACACAAACCCCCTTTTTCCATTTTCATCCACCGTTTGACCGACGAGCCGGCCCGGAACTTTCCGAACAAGTTTATTAGTAACGGCAAAATATCCACAGTGAGGTCCCCCGAATGCCGCTGGAATGCCGAATGGCTGAGCATCTCCCGTTACGATATCTGCACCGAGTGAACCTGGGGGTGTCAAAGCCCCCAGTGCAAGCGGATTACTGGAAACGATAAACATGGACTTGACGCCATGAATGATTTCTTCCATTTCTTTCAATGGCTCTATCCGTCCAAAAAAATTCGGATATTGCACAATCACTCCTGCAATGTCATCATTCATTAATTCCTTTAAAGCAGCCATATCCGTCACACCGTCTTTATAAGGAATTTCAATCACTTCCACGCGTTGCCCTTTCGCATAAGTCTTCACAACTTCTCTTGATTCAGGATGAACTGCTCCTGAAATGAGAATCTTCTTGCGCCGTGTCTGACCTGAAGCAAGCATGGCCGCCTCAGCCAGCGAAGTCCCGCCGTCATACATGGAGGAGTTAGCTACGTCCATACCCGTCAATTCACAAATCATCGTTTGATATTCAAAGATGGCCTGCAGCTCACCCTGTGAAATTTCGGGCTGATAGGGAGTATAAGCCGTATAAAATTCAGAACGGGAAAGAACGTGATCGACGATGACCGGTGCATAATGGTCATAGACACCCGCACCAAGGAAGGAAGCATAGTTTTTAAGATCCGCATTCTTGGCAGCAAGCCTTGATAATTCTTTCATTAATGCAGGTTCCGATTTAGCAGGTTTGATATCGTATTCTCCTTGAAAGCGAACACTTTCAGGGATATCATTGAAAAGTTCTTCAACAGCAGGTACCCCTATAACTTCCAGCATTTCTTGTTTATCTTGCTCTGTCATGGGTAAATAACGATGTTTCATCTAATGACCATTCCCCTCTATTTACGTGGTTTTTTATAAAAAGGTGTTTGTATTATAACGGCTTTCAAACGTTTGGAACGGATTTCCACTTCAATTTCCGCATCCAACACCGAATATTCCTTATCGATAAGTACCAATCCTACGTTTTTCTTCAACGTTGGTGATTGGGTACCAGTCGTGACCTCCCCAATGACTTTGTCCCCGCTGTAGACCTTATACCCATGACGAGGAATGCCACGGTCAATCATTTCAATTCCCACAAGCTTCCGGGGTGCCCCCTTCGCCTTTTGTTCAGCAAGAACGGCTTTCCCGAAAAAATCGGCTTCCTTATCCACTTTTACCGCAAAACCAATCCCGGCTTCTATTGGAGTAATGTCAGCTGAAAGCTCCTGCCCATACAGCGGCAGTTTCGCTTCAAAACGCAGGGTATCACGAGCACCTAAACCAATCGGCTGTATCCCTTCTTCCTTTCCGGCATCCATTATCGCCTTCCAAAGGGCCGGGCCGTTTTCACTGTCGCTATATATTTCAAAACCATCTTCACCAGTATATCCAGTACGGGATACCAACGTGGAGATACCATTTATCATGACATTCTCCTTGAACTTGAAAAATCCAATTTCACTTAAGGCAGTATTTTCTGAAAGTTTTTGCAATATCTTCTCTGCAGATGGTCCTTGAAGTGCTAGCTGTATATAGTCACTCGATACATTCGTAATTTGGGCATCTTCCGTTAGATTAGCTTGCAGCCAATCGAAATCTTTTTCTGTATTCGCTGCATTGACCACGAGCAGATAGTCGTCTTCCGCCCTTTTATAAACGATGAGATCATCAACCGTCCCGCCGTTTTCATAACACATGGCCGAATATTGGGCACCGCCCGTTTGCAGCTTTGATATATCATTAGTCAGCATCTTCTGTAAAAAGGAAAGGCTCCCAGGACCCTTAACATCAACTTCCCCCATATGCGATACATCGAACAGACCCGCTTTTGTACGTACGGCTTCATGTTCGTCCTTTATACCCGAAAATTGGACAGGAAGTTCCCAGCCGCCAAAATCAATCGTTTTCCCTCCGCATTCACGATAAACCTCAAATAGTGGTGTTCTTTTTAAATTGGTCAAAAAATGACCCCCCTCAGATTTTTTAAAATTAAATTGGCTTCATTATCAAAGCTTTTTGTCCTTACGCATCAGATATCCTGATTCATGATGTCAAAAAAGCACAAAAAAGGACAGAGAAAGCCCGTTTGAGCTTTTTCTCTGTCCTGAAACCTGAAAGTTTACCTATATAATAGGTTTTCCCCTTTGGTGGCCGTCCCAAACGGGCGGCGCTCTCCAGAGTTGCGTCCAATAAGAGTTCTTTTGCCTGAGAGATTCACTGCTAAGTTTGCTCCTTCGGCGCTACATCCGTAGTCTCTCCCCTTATCTTCACCCGCATATTATGGTCTACCAATGAAATTAAGCGAATAAGCCCCACCCATTAGTAAAACCTTTGAGCATCATAGAATGCATTCTCTGCAAAATCTCCAAAAACTCCAGAAAAACGTTTAAATGATCTCCTTCGGTAATCTTGGATAAAGCAGGTACCTATAGCCCATACTAAGAAAACGCGAACTGCAAAATCGATACAAAAATTCTTTTTAGCTTTTGGAAATTGGAATTTTCTAAATATACTTATATCCTACCCTAAGAAACTTATCTCTGCAATATCTTTTGAAGAGAAATATTTTTCTTACTTCACATATGAAATGTTCGGTTTTTGACCTTATATTAAGGAATTTATGATTTAAGAGGGAGTTATTTCTATGAAAATCAATATATCCTTCAATTCTGAATGGAATGACGAGTTTTTACAAAAGGTGGAAAATGACGGTCCATGGGGAAATTGGGAGCTTTATAAGTTGGCGGTTAAAATGGAGGAAAATCTCATCATTCCTGATTTTGAAGGTTTACAGGCACCCAAGCACCTTCCTCAGTTAACCCCGCTTCCCCATCAATTGGAAGCTGCAAAGCAAGTGGTGGAAAAGATGAATGGAAAGGCCATTTTAGCAGATGAGGTAGGTCTCGGAAAAACAATTGAAGCCGGCTTGATCCTAAAGGAGTATATGATCAGAGGCCTTGTAAAGAAGGTATTGATCCTTGTACCAGCTTCACTTGTAACACAATGGGCTTTTGAATTGAATACGAAGTTTCATATTCCGGCAGTCGTTCAGAGAAAAAGTTATGTGTGGGACTCCTGTGATGTGGTCATTTCATCCATTGATACAGCGAAACGCGCTCCACATCGTGATATCATTTTCAATCAGGAATATGACTTCATCATCATTGATGAAGCTCATAAACTTAAAAATAATAAGACGAAGAACTATGAATTCGTCCAAAATCTGAAAAAGAAATTTTGTTTACTCCTGACAGCTACTCCCATTCAAAATAAAGTCGAGGAAATTTTTCACCTCGTTTCGTTATTGAAACCAGGCCACTTGGGAAATGCCTCACTCTTTTCGGAAAAATATAAAGGGAAAGGCCGGAACATAATTGAAGATGAACACCTAAAGGAATTGGTCAACACTGTGATGATTCGAAACCGGCGGGCCGATACTGGTATTGAATGGACAAAAAGGCATGTGGAAACCATCACCATTGAATTTTCTCCAACCGAGCAGGCATTGTACGATGCAGTTTCAAAATTCAAACCTATTTCTGATGGAACAAAAGGAAGCGCCTTTTCAGCTCTCACTCTCCAAAGAGAAGCCTGCAGCAGCAGAGAGGCGGTCTTTTATACTTTAAAAAACATGAAAGCCAAATACGACCAGCCTACCCCTGACTTTTTGGCAAAGCTTGATGATTTATTTTCAAAAGTGAATGAAACGGTTCAGAATTCAAAGGCTGAAAAAGCTTTGGAGCTGATCAAGAAAATTGATGACAAAGTGATTATCTTTACCGAATACCGAGCTACTCAGCTTTATCTACAATGGTACCTTCAACAGAATGGAATTTCTTCAGTCCCATTCCGAGGCGGATTTAAACGTGGAAAGAAAGACTGGATGCGAGAATTATTCCAAAAGAAAATTCAGGTATTAATTGCAACAGAAGCTGGCGGGGAAGGGATAAACCTTCAGTTCTGCCATCACTTGATTAATTTTGACCTGCCATGGAACCCCATGAGGCTTGAGCAAAGAATTGGGCGGATTCACCGCCTTGGACAGGAAGAGGATGTCAGGATTTATAACTTTGCCACGAAAAATACTGTTGAAGAACATATTCTAAAGTTACTATACGAAAAAATTAATTTATTTGAAAAAGTAATTGGTGAATTGGATGATATTCTAACCAAACTGGATATTAACAACATTGAAGAATATTTAATTGATGTGGTCGGCGAGTCCAAAACAGAAGGCGAAATGAAAATCAAGATGGATAATTTTTCATCGTTGATCCAATTCGCTCAATCCATGAAGGAAGGTGAGGTTCATGCAGCAACAGGAAATTCATGATTTTTTAATAACTTACTTTAAAGCCAATGAATGTGACATATTGGATAATAAACCAACCCACCTTACAGTTCAACTAACGATAGAAATGGATAAAGAATTAATGAACCGGCCCTTTTATTGGCACTACCTGGAAAAAACAGGTGGCATTCCGAACCCAGCCCAGATGACTTTCATTACCGATCCAGAACAAGCCCCACCCGACCTAAAGGGAGAAATGATCCATTTTGGCTCCCCTCGGCTCCATCAGATTATTCAATCAACAAAAAAGCTGGCAGGGTATACTAGACTTTTTGAAGATACCCCTCCATTAATGGGCGGGAATAATCCATTATTTCCATGGCTTACCCTGAATGTGAAAATATCCTACCAATGCGATCGTAAAAAAGATACTTTTATGTCCATCGGATTGAATTTAATTTCGGGCGAAATCATGGAAGGATTTCACCATCGGGTTTTACCAATTAAGGTCACCCCAAAAATACCGGATTACTCGTTTACGCTTTCACCGCTCATCATGCCGAAAAGTGGATTGGCAAGACTGGATACATACATTAGGAGGAGTTTCGAGAATGATGACCATTCTTGGGCGGAAGAAGCCATGCTGCGCTGGCAGAATGACTTGAACTTATTGGAGCATTTTTACAAGGACATGGACGAAAAAAGTGAGAGTTATTTTACCGAAAAGGAAGCCTTAAAAGCTCAATACGAACCGAACATCCGAATATCCATCATCAACGGAGGTTTGTTTTACCTATCAGATAGGGCGTTGGGATAGTAATAACGATACTTAAAAAAACAGATGTCCTAAGTTTAGGACATCTGTTTTATTTTTTGATATTTTTCCTTACGAACATCGACAAAGCAAAAGGGACAATGCCAAACCAATGGGATATACCATGATTTTTATCCTCTTTTCTATGACGGCGCTTTTCTTTTCGTTCTTTTTTGGTCAGATTAAAATACTCGACAAGCTGTTGCGTCAAATATTTAATATAAGCGTTTGTAGACATTTAAAATCACCCTATGCAAAGTATGCCCGGCTAGCGCTTCTTTTAATCCTTTACTTGTTCGTTAAACACGTAAATCGTTGAAAATGGGTCAGCGTTTTAAAAAAAGAGTTGATCTTTGAGTATTACATAGCCTGCTTTTCTATCCATTCTATCACTCTCCCCGCTTCTTTATCATATTGAATGATGACCCTGCCAAC
Protein-coding sequences here:
- the gcvPA gene encoding aminomethyl-transferring glycine dehydrogenase subunit GcvPA produces the protein MKHRYLPMTEQDKQEMLEVIGVPAVEELFNDIPESVRFQGEYDIKPAKSEPALMKELSRLAAKNADLKNYASFLGAGVYDHYAPVIVDHVLSRSEFYTAYTPYQPEISQGELQAIFEYQTMICELTGMDVANSSMYDGGTSLAEAAMLASGQTRRKKILISGAVHPESREVVKTYAKGQRVEVIEIPYKDGVTDMAALKELMNDDIAGVIVQYPNFFGRIEPLKEMEEIIHGVKSMFIVSSNPLALGALTPPGSLGADIVTGDAQPFGIPAAFGGPHCGYFAVTNKLVRKVPGRLVGQTVDENGKRGFVLTLQAREQHIRRDKATSNICSNQALNALAASVAMTALGKKGVKEMAVQNIQKAHYAKKAIKAKGIEVMFDGPSFNEFVIKLPASFSEINKNLFEKGMIGGFDLGTVYPELKDHMLVAVTELRTKEEIDALAQELGDQHE
- the gcvT gene encoding glycine cleavage system aminomethyltransferase GcvT, with protein sequence MTNLKRTPLFEVYRECGGKTIDFGGWELPVQFSGIKDEHEAVRTKAGLFDVSHMGEVDVKGPGSLSFLQKMLTNDISKLQTGGAQYSAMCYENGGTVDDLIVYKRAEDDYLLVVNAANTEKDFDWLQANLTEDAQITNVSSDYIQLALQGPSAEKILQKLSENTALSEIGFFKFKENVMINGISTLVSRTGYTGEDGFEIYSDSENGPALWKAIMDAGKEEGIQPIGLGARDTLRFEAKLPLYGQELSADITPIEAGIGFAVKVDKEADFFGKAVLAEQKAKGAPRKLVGIEMIDRGIPRHGYKVYSGDKVIGEVTTGTQSPTLKKNVGLVLIDKEYSVLDAEIEVEIRSKRLKAVIIQTPFYKKPRK
- a CDS encoding DEAD/DEAH box helicase, whose amino-acid sequence is MKINISFNSEWNDEFLQKVENDGPWGNWELYKLAVKMEENLIIPDFEGLQAPKHLPQLTPLPHQLEAAKQVVEKMNGKAILADEVGLGKTIEAGLILKEYMIRGLVKKVLILVPASLVTQWAFELNTKFHIPAVVQRKSYVWDSCDVVISSIDTAKRAPHRDIIFNQEYDFIIIDEAHKLKNNKTKNYEFVQNLKKKFCLLLTATPIQNKVEEIFHLVSLLKPGHLGNASLFSEKYKGKGRNIIEDEHLKELVNTVMIRNRRADTGIEWTKRHVETITIEFSPTEQALYDAVSKFKPISDGTKGSAFSALTLQREACSSREAVFYTLKNMKAKYDQPTPDFLAKLDDLFSKVNETVQNSKAEKALELIKKIDDKVIIFTEYRATQLYLQWYLQQNGISSVPFRGGFKRGKKDWMRELFQKKIQVLIATEAGGEGINLQFCHHLINFDLPWNPMRLEQRIGRIHRLGQEEDVRIYNFATKNTVEEHILKLLYEKINLFEKVIGELDDILTKLDINNIEEYLIDVVGESKTEGEMKIKMDNFSSLIQFAQSMKEGEVHAATGNS
- a CDS encoding YqhG family protein, which encodes MQQQEIHDFLITYFKANECDILDNKPTHLTVQLTIEMDKELMNRPFYWHYLEKTGGIPNPAQMTFITDPEQAPPDLKGEMIHFGSPRLHQIIQSTKKLAGYTRLFEDTPPLMGGNNPLFPWLTLNVKISYQCDRKKDTFMSIGLNLISGEIMEGFHHRVLPIKVTPKIPDYSFTLSPLIMPKSGLARLDTYIRRSFENDDHSWAEEAMLRWQNDLNLLEHFYKDMDEKSESYFTEKEALKAQYEPNIRISIINGGLFYLSDRALG
- a CDS encoding YqzE family protein; the protein is MSTNAYIKYLTQQLVEYFNLTKKERKEKRRHRKEDKNHGISHWFGIVPFALSMFVRKNIKK